A window of Candidatus Zixiibacteriota bacterium genomic DNA:
AAGCTGTCCCATAAGCCATCGAGAATCATCAGGTCAACCAGTTTCTGGTCGCCGAATTTAAAGCCATTGCGGGCGCCCTGAAGGATAAACGGGCAATTCGACATCGACTCCATCCCGCCGGCGACAAAGCAATTGCCATCTCCGGCTTTGATAGATTGAGCGGCTAACATCACAGATTTCAAACCGGAGCCGCAAATTTTATTAATAGTCAATGCAGCCACATGGTCGGGTATGCCGGCATGAATAGCCGCCTGTCTGGCAGGAGACTGGCCGCTTCCGCCCTGAACGACCTGCCCCATAATAACCTCATCGATATCGTTAGCATCAATACCGGCGCGTTTGACCGCTTCTTTAATGACTACTGCGCCAAGCTGAGGCGCGTTTACAGATGCAAGTCCGCCTAAAAACGTACCCAATGCGGTTCGGCAGGCAGAAAGTATAACAGCTTGTTCAGGCATGAAATTTCCTCCTTAAATAGTATTAAAATTAATTCTAATTTGCGATATACACATACAGGCTACATTATGCAAATTTGGAGATAACAAGTCAAGCAAAGTTATATTTCAGAAGTTTTTCCAAAAATTCAATATCACACTCAACAATTAATAGGCAGTCTTTTCCAAGCCTGCGCTGGGGCGGGAAAGCCTCAGTTATTAAGGGTTGCGGAATTGAATGTAAAAGTCTCTTTTATCTGATATTAAATCAAGCATGCCAACATATTGCCGATATTTCATTTAAGAGGTGATAATATGCCATCTATTCTTGTTATTGAGGATAAAGACAGTATGCAGAAAATGCTGACCGATACTCTCGAATCGGAAGGCTATGAAGTGGATGCTTGCGGAGATGGCCCTGATGGGCTTACCAAGGCTCGAGACAAGCGATATGATTTAATCCTAACCGACTTTAAGCTGCCAAAAATGGATGGGTTGGAAGTTCTCTCCGGGGTTAAAGAAATCGATCCCGAAATATCGGTTATTTTGATGACTGCCTATGGCACAATCGAGACTGCGGTTCAGGCTATGCGTCTCGGCGCTTACGATTTTTTAACCAAGCCTTTCGATACCGACCATCTGTCGGTATTGATAAAACGCGCCCTCGAAAACCGTCGCTTAGTAGCCGAAAACACACTCTTACGCGAGGAAATAGCCAATAGCCACGGTTCGAAAAAGATAATCGGCACTTCCGAAAAAATCAAAGAGGCGATCGAACTTGTCCGGAAAGTGGCCCCCTCGGATGCAACAGTGCTGTTTCTGGGCGAATCAGGTACAGGCAAAGAACTATTTGCCAGAGCGGTTCATCGGTTGTCCGCCAGGAAAAACGGACCGTTTGTAACAATCAATTGCGCCGCTATCCCTCATGAACTTATGGAGAATGAACTGTTTGGCTCGGAGAAAGGAGCCTATACCGGCTCTATTGCCCGCAAGATGGGAAAATTTGAAATTGCTGATGGCGGCTCTATATTTTTGGATGAAATCGGCGACTTAGATGTTGCGCTTCAAGCAAAACTTCTGCGAGTCCTTCAAGAAAAGAATTTTGAAAGGCTTGGAGGCACCAAACAAATATCTGTTGATGTTAGAGTCATTGCCGCCTCCAATATTGACCTTAAGGAAGCGATTGGTAAAACTGCTTTTCGTGAAGATTTATACTACCGCCTGTCGGTTTTCCCAATAACGATTTCACCATTACGAGAGAGACGAGACGATATCTCGCCCTTGGCTAATTTCTTTATTGAAAAATACTGCCAAGAAATGAATAAAAAATCCAAAAATTTATCTCGTGAAGCGGTTAATCTTTTAGAAAAATATCACTGGCCGGGCAATGTTAGGGAACTCGAAAATACGATTGAAAGGGCGATTATCCTATGTAACGGTAAAACTATTACTCCCAATCATCTGGCAATCAGAATACCATCAGCTGCGGAAATCAGTTTAAGAGAAGGAGCTGGCCTAAAAGAGGTTGCCGCTTTTGCCCAAGCACAAGCAGAAAAAGGGTTGATTAAACGAGTATTAATCCAAACCAATGGCAACAAACGCAAAGCGGCTGAGATACTTAAGGTTGACTACACAACCCTCTTTGAAAAACTGAAAAAACATGGCCTTCAAAAGAAAAA
This region includes:
- a CDS encoding sigma-54-dependent Fis family transcriptional regulator produces the protein MPSILVIEDKDSMQKMLTDTLESEGYEVDACGDGPDGLTKARDKRYDLILTDFKLPKMDGLEVLSGVKEIDPEISVILMTAYGTIETAVQAMRLGAYDFLTKPFDTDHLSVLIKRALENRRLVAENTLLREEIANSHGSKKIIGTSEKIKEAIELVRKVAPSDATVLFLGESGTGKELFARAVHRLSARKNGPFVTINCAAIPHELMENELFGSEKGAYTGSIARKMGKFEIADGGSIFLDEIGDLDVALQAKLLRVLQEKNFERLGGTKQISVDVRVIAASNIDLKEAIGKTAFREDLYYRLSVFPITISPLRERRDDISPLANFFIEKYCQEMNKKSKNLSREAVNLLEKYHWPGNVRELENTIERAIILCNGKTITPNHLAIRIPSAAEISLREGAGLKEVAAFAQAQAEKGLIKRVLIQTNGNKRKAAEILKVDYTTLFEKLKKHGLQKKNNS